One segment of Myotis daubentonii chromosome 11, mMyoDau2.1, whole genome shotgun sequence DNA contains the following:
- the HRCT1 gene encoding histidine-rich carboxyl terminus protein 1: protein MLGLLGSTTLVGLIAGAALAVLLLLLVLATCLHGGQQDHDVEMNRPAVRRNRVRQTRPWFFPARGRLGHFHHPHHPHHPHHPHHPHHPGHGPHMHHAGLHHQHLHHHRPHQTHLHTHLGRR from the coding sequence ATGCTCGGGCTCCTGGGGAGCACGACTCTCGTGGGCTTGATCGCAGGCGCTGCTCTGGCcgttctgctgctgctgctggtgctggccacCTGCCTGCACGGTGGACAGCAGGACCATGATGTGGAGATGAACCGTCCAGCTGTAAGGAGAAACCGAGTTCGGCAGACCCGGCCTTGGTTCTTCCCAGCCCGGGGCCGCCTGGGACACTTTCACCATCCCCACCATCCCCACCATCCCCACCATCCCCACCATCCCCACCATCCGGGCCATGGGCCTCACATGCACCATGCGGGACTGCACCACCAGCATCTGCACCACCACCGCCCCCACCAGACCCACCTCCACACCCACCTAGGCCGCCGCTGA